A single genomic interval of Candidatus Bipolaricaulis anaerobius harbors:
- a CDS encoding DUF2227 family putative metal-binding protein, with translation MPRGKAHLAFELGTLPGWVALGAAAGADRAPLLFFTGGYIVGSLFLSPDLDLVRSDASRRWRGARFLWRPYAALFRHRGISHSLFLGPLTRVLYLAALGGLGWGLLHVVGGVPFPRAIPWGSALPVLGGLYLPQLLHVALDRTVTFGKRILRRG, from the coding sequence ATGCCCCGCGGGAAGGCCCACCTCGCGTTCGAGCTGGGGACGCTCCCCGGCTGGGTCGCCCTCGGGGCGGCGGCTGGTGCGGACCGGGCCCCGCTCCTCTTCTTCACTGGGGGCTACATCGTAGGGAGCCTGTTCCTCTCGCCGGACCTCGATCTCGTACGGAGCGATGCCTCCCGCCGCTGGCGGGGGGCACGCTTTCTGTGGCGCCCCTACGCCGCCCTGTTCCGGCACCGCGGGATCTCCCACTCCCTCTTCCTCGGTCCCCTGACCCGCGTCCTGTACCTCGCCGCGCTCGGAGGGCTCGGGTGGGGGCTCCTTCACGTGGTAGGGGGCGTCCCCTTTCCCCGAGCGATCCCGTGGGGATCGGCGCTCCCCGTGCTGGGGGGGCTCTACCTCCCCCAACTCCTGCACGTGGCCCTCGACCGCACCGTCACGTTCGGGAAGCGCATCCTTCGCCGGGGCTGA
- a CDS encoding Hsp20/alpha crystallin family protein, which yields MARLPMLWQDPFAITSRIGQVMDELLRDFGTFPDLELAPAFGQTDIYVKDKHLVVETELPGATKDDVQVKVEGDRLVITGEVKRSEEVRDENYIRMGRRYGAFRRVFPLPKEAEDKKGIKARFENGVLIVEVPLKRAPEAEGVFDVKVE from the coding sequence ATGGCGAGACTTCCGATGCTGTGGCAAGATCCGTTCGCCATCACTTCCCGGATTGGGCAGGTGATGGATGAGCTGTTGCGGGACTTCGGGACCTTCCCGGATCTTGAGCTCGCCCCGGCGTTCGGCCAGACGGACATCTATGTGAAGGACAAGCACCTCGTCGTCGAGACCGAGCTTCCAGGGGCGACGAAGGACGATGTCCAGGTCAAGGTCGAGGGGGATCGCCTCGTCATCACCGGCGAGGTGAAGCGGTCCGAGGAGGTCCGCGACGAGAACTACATCCGGATGGGACGCCGCTACGGGGCGTTCCGGCGCGTGTTCCCCTTGCCCAAGGAAGCGGAGGACAAGAAGGGGATCAAGGCCAGGTTCGAGAATGGCGTCCTCATTGTCGAGGTCCCGCTCAAGCGGGCCCCCGAGGCGGAGGGCGTGTTCGACGTGAAGGTGGAGTGA
- a CDS encoding Asp23/Gls24 family envelope stress response protein, which produces MARDEELIGESPEEGQISISRDVIATIAGLAAVDVAGVAPPRGGTMPRGEAVRRLVEVELSEGRVRLALKVGVLYGHAVQEVAQALQTRVKAEVEKMTALPVDEVNVEVVRVVFPEEGRRKGRSS; this is translated from the coding sequence ATGGCGAGGGATGAGGAGCTGATCGGAGAAAGCCCGGAGGAAGGGCAGATCTCGATCTCCAGGGACGTCATCGCCACCATCGCCGGGCTCGCCGCAGTGGACGTGGCCGGGGTGGCCCCGCCCAGGGGGGGGACGATGCCCCGCGGTGAGGCGGTGCGGCGCCTGGTGGAGGTGGAGCTCTCCGAGGGCCGGGTCCGGCTCGCCCTCAAGGTGGGGGTGCTGTACGGCCACGCTGTTCAGGAAGTGGCCCAAGCGTTGCAGACGAGGGTCAAGGCTGAGGTGGAGAAGATGACGGCCCTCCCCGTGGATGAGGTGAACGTGGAGGTGGTGCGGGTGGTGTTCCCCGAGGAGGGGCGGCGCAAGGGGAGGTCATCATGA
- the rpsI gene encoding 30S ribosomal protein S9 translates to MAFHGVGRRKEAVARVYLKEGDGTILVNGRPAEAYFAAFAFSTDHLNRHLLSPFYATGTIGRYAVRARVEGGGATGQLEAVRLGIARALVEMTPEFRKPLKDAGLLTRDARAVERKKYGHRKARKKEQYSKR, encoded by the coding sequence GTGGCGTTCCACGGCGTCGGCCGACGCAAGGAGGCCGTGGCCCGGGTGTACTTGAAGGAGGGCGACGGCACGATCCTCGTCAACGGCCGCCCGGCCGAGGCGTACTTCGCGGCGTTCGCGTTCAGCACAGACCACCTCAACCGGCACCTCCTCTCCCCGTTCTACGCTACGGGGACGATCGGCCGGTACGCAGTGCGCGCCCGGGTAGAGGGCGGGGGGGCCACGGGACAACTGGAGGCGGTTCGGCTCGGGATCGCCCGAGCCCTCGTCGAGATGACGCCCGAGTTCAGGAAGCCCCTCAAGGACGCAGGCCTCCTCACCCGCGACGCCCGCGCCGTCGAGCGGAAGAAGTACGGGCATCGCAAGGCACGGAAGAAGGAGCAGTACTCCAAGCGGTGA
- a CDS encoding Asp23/Gls24 family envelope stress response protein, which translates to MAEPRWETPQPLGVVAVRQEVLSAIAARAIAGIEGVRSLRGGGIIGLLGGGEEGIQITIRGDVVDVELRIAVVLGYSVHSVAQAVQRRVREDLEGMVGITVGRVDVHVRHVIPPEEILMLEGGEDGEG; encoded by the coding sequence TTGGCCGAGCCACGGTGGGAGACCCCGCAGCCCCTCGGCGTGGTGGCCGTTCGCCAGGAGGTCCTGTCGGCCATCGCCGCCCGTGCGATCGCGGGGATCGAGGGGGTACGCTCCCTGCGCGGCGGGGGGATCATCGGCCTCCTCGGGGGAGGGGAGGAGGGCATCCAGATCACGATCCGGGGCGATGTGGTGGACGTGGAGCTGCGTATCGCTGTGGTGCTCGGCTACTCCGTGCACAGTGTCGCCCAGGCCGTCCAGCGGCGGGTGCGGGAGGACCTGGAGGGGATGGTGGGGATCACGGTGGGCCGGGTGGATGTGCATGTCCGACACGTGATCCCGCCCGAGGAGATCCTGATGCTCGAGGGGGGGGAGGATGGCGAGGGATGA
- a CDS encoding ATP-dependent Clp protease ATP-binding subunit: MSNTTKLCDLCRLRPATGRVEVVEGDRWRTLDICDHCYARLRRERMRSPLESFFEEFFPGAIRGGEDREAVDVQAYLSQHARDLLQEAAKVAVGFGKRELDTEHVLHALTESEVVREILQGFKLSADDVRGHVEHNAPRGDLRAEKGETVRIGITPRMKAVLEAAFLASRELGHSYVGPEHLLIGLVDEPDGLGGDILRRYGLTPEGVRRKTVEVVGQGKEEGRVERRSATPTLDKHGRDLTALARQGKLDPVIGRSKEIETVIEVLARRKKNNPVLIGEPGVGKTAIVEGLAQRIARDEVPEVLRGKRLVELSVTSLVAGTKYRGEFEERVKELLDEILAHQDELILFIDELHTIVGAGQAEGGMDISNSLKPALARGELHLIGATTLNEYQKHIEKDAALERRFQPVFIPEPTVEQTVHILRGLRDRFEAHHKVRITDEAIVAAAELADRYITGRYLPDKAIDLVDQAGARVRIASTSRPAEVQELEAEIKALKREQDYATSRKQFDRAKEIEATIRTKEAEREEATQKWKKSVASGTPEVRVEHVAEIVSSLTGIPVAELTAEEREKLLKLEEKLHERVVGQDEAVAAVSAAVRLSRAGLKEGHRPIATFLFLGPTGVGKTELAKTLAWAVFGDEEAMIRIDMSEYTERHTVSRLVGAPPGYVGYEEGGQLTERVRRRPYSVILLDEIEKAHPEVHNILLQVFDDGRLTDGKGRVVDFANTIIIATSNLGSDLIQRNLTAPASERLDYAALKERLMEVLRHHFRPEFLNRIDEVIVFHALTKDQIRDIVLLQLERVRRVAKGQGVELEFDPSLVDHLAEVGYRPEFGARELRRRVRLEVENALASALLEGKIAAGDKIRVTYDQGAARFEKVELTPDSAAP; the protein is encoded by the coding sequence ATGAGCAATACGACGAAACTATGTGATCTGTGCCGCCTTCGCCCGGCGACGGGGAGGGTGGAGGTGGTTGAGGGCGACCGGTGGCGGACGCTCGACATCTGCGACCACTGCTATGCCCGGCTCCGGCGCGAGCGGATGCGGTCGCCGCTCGAGTCGTTCTTCGAGGAGTTCTTCCCGGGGGCGATCCGCGGGGGGGAGGACCGGGAGGCGGTGGACGTCCAAGCCTACCTCTCCCAGCACGCCCGCGATCTCCTCCAGGAGGCAGCCAAGGTTGCGGTGGGGTTCGGGAAGCGCGAGTTGGACACGGAGCACGTGCTCCATGCCCTCACCGAGAGCGAGGTCGTGCGGGAGATCCTCCAGGGGTTCAAGTTGTCGGCGGACGACGTGCGCGGCCACGTCGAGCACAACGCGCCACGCGGGGATCTGCGCGCGGAGAAGGGGGAGACGGTCCGGATCGGGATCACCCCCCGCATGAAGGCGGTGTTGGAGGCAGCGTTCCTCGCCTCCCGGGAGCTGGGCCACAGCTACGTCGGGCCCGAGCACCTCCTGATCGGGCTGGTGGATGAGCCGGATGGCCTGGGCGGGGACATCCTGCGCCGCTATGGGCTGACGCCCGAAGGCGTGCGGAGGAAAACGGTGGAGGTGGTGGGCCAGGGGAAGGAGGAGGGCCGGGTGGAGCGACGCTCGGCGACCCCGACCCTCGACAAGCACGGCCGCGACCTCACCGCGCTCGCCCGCCAGGGGAAGCTCGACCCCGTGATCGGCCGCTCCAAGGAGATCGAGACGGTGATCGAGGTCCTCGCCCGTCGCAAGAAGAACAACCCCGTCCTGATCGGCGAGCCGGGGGTGGGGAAGACGGCGATCGTGGAGGGCCTCGCCCAGCGCATCGCCCGGGACGAGGTCCCGGAGGTGCTGCGCGGCAAGCGCCTCGTCGAGCTGTCCGTGACCTCGCTCGTCGCCGGCACGAAGTACCGCGGCGAGTTCGAGGAGCGGGTGAAAGAGCTCCTCGACGAAATCTTGGCCCATCAGGATGAGCTCATCCTGTTCATTGACGAGCTGCATACGATCGTCGGGGCAGGCCAGGCGGAGGGGGGGATGGACATCTCCAACAGCCTCAAGCCGGCGCTCGCCCGCGGGGAGCTCCACCTCATCGGGGCCACAACGCTCAACGAGTACCAGAAGCACATCGAGAAGGACGCCGCGCTCGAGCGCCGGTTCCAGCCGGTGTTCATCCCCGAGCCGACGGTGGAGCAGACGGTCCACATCCTGCGGGGGCTGCGGGACCGGTTCGAGGCCCACCACAAGGTGCGGATCACCGATGAGGCGATCGTGGCCGCGGCCGAGCTCGCCGACCGGTACATCACCGGCCGCTACCTCCCCGACAAGGCGATTGACCTCGTGGACCAGGCCGGGGCGCGGGTGAGGATCGCCTCCACCTCGCGGCCGGCGGAGGTCCAGGAGCTCGAGGCGGAGATCAAGGCGCTAAAGCGTGAGCAGGACTATGCGACTTCCCGCAAGCAGTTCGACCGGGCCAAGGAGATCGAGGCCACGATCCGGACCAAGGAGGCGGAGCGCGAGGAGGCGACCCAGAAGTGGAAGAAGAGCGTCGCCTCCGGGACGCCGGAGGTGCGGGTCGAGCACGTGGCGGAGATCGTGTCCTCCCTCACCGGGATCCCGGTCGCCGAGCTCACCGCTGAGGAGAGGGAGAAGCTCCTCAAGCTCGAGGAGAAGCTCCACGAGCGGGTGGTGGGCCAGGACGAGGCCGTGGCCGCGGTGAGCGCGGCGGTGCGCCTGTCGCGGGCTGGGCTCAAGGAGGGCCATCGCCCGATCGCCACGTTCCTGTTCCTCGGTCCGACGGGCGTGGGCAAGACCGAGCTCGCCAAGACCCTCGCCTGGGCCGTGTTCGGGGACGAGGAGGCGATGATCCGCATCGACATGAGCGAGTACACGGAGCGCCACACCGTGTCCCGCCTCGTCGGCGCGCCGCCGGGGTACGTGGGGTACGAGGAGGGCGGGCAGCTCACGGAGCGGGTGCGGCGCCGCCCCTACAGCGTGATCCTCCTCGACGAGATCGAGAAGGCGCACCCCGAGGTCCACAACATCCTGCTCCAGGTGTTCGACGATGGCCGGCTCACCGACGGGAAGGGGCGGGTGGTGGACTTCGCGAACACGATCATCATCGCCACGAGCAACCTCGGCAGCGACCTCATCCAACGCAACCTCACCGCCCCCGCGAGCGAGCGCCTGGACTACGCGGCGCTCAAGGAGCGGTTGATGGAGGTCCTGCGCCACCACTTCCGCCCCGAGTTCCTGAACCGGATCGACGAGGTGATCGTGTTCCACGCCCTCACCAAGGATCAGATCCGCGACATCGTGCTCCTGCAGCTGGAGCGGGTGCGGCGGGTGGCGAAGGGGCAGGGGGTGGAACTCGAGTTCGATCCCTCCCTGGTGGACCACCTGGCGGAGGTCGGGTACCGGCCCGAGTTCGGGGCCCGCGAGCTCCGGCGGCGGGTCCGCCTGGAGGTCGAGAATGCCCTGGCGAGTGCGCTTCTGGAGGGGAAGATCGCCGCCGGGGATAAGATCCGGGTCACGTACGATCAGGGTGCGGCCCGGTTCGAGAAGGTGGAGCTCACCCCCGACAGCGCTGCGCCCTAG
- the efp gene encoding elongation factor P → MGISIGEISRGMTLIMDGELYEVTEFEHVKLGRGGAFVRAKMKDLRTGRVISKTLKDSDNLETAYLETRILQYLYQSGGKYTFMDKETFEQYELDAEVVEPFKGYLVEGLDFTGLFYQDRMVKVVPPNFVDLRVTEAPPGIKGDTATGGEKPATLQTGLVVKVPLFVTTGEVIRVDTRTGAYVERVS, encoded by the coding sequence ATGGGCATTTCCATTGGCGAGATCTCACGCGGGATGACCCTCATCATGGACGGCGAGCTGTACGAGGTGACCGAGTTCGAGCACGTCAAGCTGGGGCGCGGCGGGGCATTCGTGCGGGCCAAGATGAAGGACCTGCGCACGGGGCGGGTCATCTCGAAGACCCTCAAGGATTCCGATAACCTGGAGACCGCGTACCTCGAGACGCGGATCCTCCAGTACCTCTACCAGTCCGGGGGCAAGTACACGTTCATGGACAAGGAGACATTCGAACAGTACGAGCTGGACGCTGAGGTGGTCGAGCCGTTCAAGGGCTATCTGGTCGAGGGCCTCGATTTCACGGGCCTATTCTACCAAGACCGGATGGTGAAGGTCGTCCCGCCGAACTTCGTGGACCTGCGGGTCACGGAGGCGCCGCCGGGGATCAAGGGCGACACCGCCACGGGCGGGGAGAAGCCGGCGACGTTGCAGACGGGGCTCGTGGTGAAGGTGCCGCTGTTCGTGACCACGGGCGAGGTGATCCGGGTGGACACGCGCACCGGGGCCTACGTGGAGCGGGTGAGCTAA
- a CDS encoding PHP domain-containing protein, with the protein MATPKWADLHLHTRWSDGTLDLAGMVARAKGVGLSAIAITDHDTIGPELTSPVAYHSGIEVICGVEVKADVGGERGEILGYFLSPEHPALGELFRWMAEARRQRMEAMVRLCQEVLGEEITVSEVLAGAAGSVGRPHLAAVLVHRGLARDYEDAFRRFLASGTPCYVPLPRPTSRQVITAIRAAGGVAALAHPCFLSFADWEGALTALAGEGLAGAEVYYPYEASRQTLHADPASVAGIVRKLDLIPTGGSDDHGPGSVKDAIGLVRVPYAPVVEELRASSSVR; encoded by the coding sequence ATGGCGACGCCCAAGTGGGCTGATCTGCACCTCCACACCCGATGGTCGGATGGAACCCTCGACCTGGCGGGGATGGTGGCGCGAGCGAAGGGCGTCGGGCTGTCGGCGATCGCGATCACCGATCACGACACGATCGGGCCCGAGCTTACTTCCCCCGTCGCCTACCACAGCGGGATCGAGGTCATCTGCGGGGTCGAGGTGAAGGCCGACGTCGGCGGGGAGAGAGGGGAAATCCTGGGGTACTTCCTCTCCCCCGAGCATCCCGCCCTAGGGGAGCTGTTTCGGTGGATGGCGGAGGCACGTCGGCAGCGGATGGAGGCGATGGTCCGGCTCTGCCAGGAGGTCCTGGGGGAGGAGATCACGGTCAGCGAGGTGCTCGCCGGCGCCGCGGGGTCGGTCGGTCGTCCGCACCTGGCCGCTGTCCTCGTGCACCGCGGCCTCGCCCGCGACTACGAGGATGCGTTCCGGCGGTTCCTCGCGTCGGGCACGCCGTGCTACGTGCCCCTCCCCCGCCCCACGAGCCGCCAGGTCATCACCGCGATCCGCGCCGCGGGCGGGGTGGCCGCGCTCGCCCACCCCTGTTTTCTCTCGTTTGCGGACTGGGAAGGCGCCCTCACCGCGCTCGCCGGGGAGGGATTGGCGGGGGCAGAGGTGTACTACCCCTACGAGGCTTCGCGCCAAACCCTGCACGCGGATCCCGCGTCCGTAGCGGGGATCGTTCGCAAGCTCGATCTGATCCCAACCGGCGGATCCGATGATCACGGGCCAGGGTCGGTCAAGGACGCGATCGGCTTGGTGCGCGTGCCCTACGCGCCGGTGGTGGAGGAGCTGCGCGCGTCCTCGTCGGTCAGGTAG
- the rpmE gene encoding 50S ribosomal protein L31, giving the protein MKQGIHPQVYTTVIRCSCGAEFETMSTKKDLRVDVCSQCHPFFTGETRLVDAEGRVERFTRKYGNWQEAPQKAPEEKKPARKTSKRR; this is encoded by the coding sequence ATGAAACAGGGCATCCATCCTCAGGTCTATACGACCGTGATCCGCTGCAGCTGTGGGGCGGAGTTCGAGACCATGTCCACCAAGAAGGACCTCCGCGTGGACGTGTGCTCGCAGTGCCACCCCTTCTTCACCGGCGAGACACGCCTCGTGGACGCCGAGGGGCGGGTGGAACGGTTCACCCGCAAGTACGGGAACTGGCAGGAGGCGCCCCAGAAGGCGCCGGAAGAGAAGAAGCCCGCACGGAAGACGAGCAAGCGCCGCTGA
- the nusB gene encoding transcription antitermination factor NusB: MRSLYRDEYLPLSADDPLGDEDLAEEAFARALLAGVHEQRAEIDRIIDQRARGWGLDRLPVVDRNILRLALYELLYTATPPEVVINEAVELAKTYGTEHAPAVINGILDRVWKERHGDAQVG, from the coding sequence TTGCGGTCCCTGTACCGCGACGAGTACCTCCCTCTCTCTGCAGATGATCCCCTCGGGGATGAGGATCTTGCCGAAGAAGCGTTCGCGCGCGCCCTCCTCGCGGGGGTCCACGAACAGCGGGCGGAGATCGACCGGATCATCGACCAACGGGCCCGGGGGTGGGGACTGGACCGCCTGCCGGTGGTGGACCGGAACATCCTGCGCCTTGCCCTGTACGAGCTCCTCTACACCGCTACCCCCCCCGAAGTGGTCATCAACGAGGCGGTGGAGCTGGCCAAGACCTACGGAACGGAGCACGCCCCCGCTGTGATCAATGGGATCCTCGATCGGGTGTGGAAGGAGCGCCATGGCGACGCCCAAGTGGGCTGA
- a CDS encoding DUF1385 domain-containing protein, producing the protein MPIGGQAVIEGVMLQDGPRVAMAVRTPDGPIAVEPLPNRFAVPRLEGIPFVRGPIKLVQMLALGWEALSRSAELAYPAEAPASRWESLLVIVLVVVILVGGFMLLPAYLTGLTGIENRILFNLVEGGIRVALFLGYLAAISFLSDIRRVFQYHGAEHKVVHSYEEGVASVPDARGRSPIHPRCGTSFLLLFVVVAILVFSLLPTSNVWIRLGGRLLLLPVVASLTYEILRFGSRHPRAWWLQPLLAPGLLLQRFTTRDPSDDQIEVAFAALRYLTDEDARSSSTTGA; encoded by the coding sequence ATGCCGATCGGAGGGCAGGCGGTCATCGAAGGGGTGATGCTCCAGGACGGCCCACGGGTGGCGATGGCCGTGCGCACCCCCGACGGCCCGATCGCTGTCGAGCCCTTGCCGAACAGGTTCGCCGTCCCCCGGCTCGAGGGGATCCCGTTCGTTCGCGGTCCGATCAAGCTCGTTCAGATGCTGGCACTGGGCTGGGAAGCCCTCAGCCGGTCGGCGGAGCTCGCCTACCCCGCGGAGGCGCCGGCGTCGCGGTGGGAGTCGCTCCTGGTCATCGTCCTCGTGGTGGTGATCCTCGTGGGCGGGTTCATGCTCCTTCCCGCCTACCTCACCGGGCTCACCGGGATCGAGAACCGCATCCTGTTCAACCTCGTCGAGGGCGGGATTCGGGTGGCCCTGTTCCTGGGGTACCTCGCGGCAATCTCGTTCCTCTCTGACATCCGGCGGGTGTTCCAGTACCACGGGGCGGAACACAAGGTCGTGCACTCCTATGAGGAGGGCGTGGCGTCCGTGCCCGATGCCCGAGGGAGAAGCCCGATCCATCCCCGCTGCGGGACGAGCTTCCTCCTCCTGTTCGTGGTGGTGGCGATCCTCGTGTTCTCCCTCCTCCCCACGTCCAACGTGTGGATCCGCCTGGGAGGACGGCTCCTCCTCCTCCCGGTGGTGGCCAGCCTCACTTACGAAATCCTCAGGTTCGGGTCCCGGCACCCGCGGGCGTGGTGGCTCCAGCCCCTCCTCGCCCCAGGGCTCCTCCTCCAGCGGTTCACCACCCGCGACCCGTCCGATGACCAGATCGAGGTCGCCTTCGCCGCCCTCCGCTACCTGACCGACGAGGACGCGCGCAGCTCCTCCACCACCGGCGCGTAG